The Mus pahari chromosome 22, PAHARI_EIJ_v1.1, whole genome shotgun sequence genome includes the window CATGAGTGGCTGGCAAAGTAGAAAGTAGAAGGACGCAAAACGCTTGTTTTTAAACATCTGAGGTGGCTCCCTACAATAGCCCATCCCTGTGATGCTGGGATGTGAGTTTTGTAGTTTCCACATGAAGCCAGACTTgggcctcctctcctccctccttgctACTCTAACACAGTGGCATCTCCTAGGATCTCACAAGAAATGGAGAATGTGGGCCTTCATGGAAATCTCCTTAATCCAACTTGGCATTCTCGTGTATTAttgtttggttgatttggtttgggtttgggtttttNNNNNNNNNNNNNNNNNNNNNNNNNNNNNNNNNNNNNNNNNNNNNNNNNNNNNNNNNNNNNNNNNNNNNNNNNNNNNNNNNtcatgatatatatatattggtttttcgagacagggtttctctgtgtagtcctggctgtcctggaactcactctgtagaccaggctggcctcgaactcagaaatccgcctgcctctgcctcctgagtgctgagattaaaggcgtggccaccacgcccggctcgtgtATTATTCTTGAGACTAGTACAGGGCCAGTCACCAGGGCTCCACCCAGACCAGAGCTCCATCAAACGTCATGACACTTCCACCCACAATAGCTTTGGAGATCACATCTGCCCTGATACTCCAGCTACTTTGCTGTATAACTCAACCGTGGTTCTTTATCCTGGTCTTTTTATCCTTCAGGTAGCTCAAACTTATTCCCTGGGATAGAATGGAGACAGCATGATCTGAGAGGAAGTCTCTCCCTTTGTCAGGTTGTCCTTCAGGTTCTGCCTCCTCAGCCATGCGCCAGGAGTCTGAGAGTGTACCCTGCTTGGGGTGTAGCCAGTGATAAAGGATGTGCTTCTGCATGAACAAGCCTGGGAGTCTGTCCCCAccccaaagggggaaaaaaaacagagcaAGACTTTATGGTTACTTTTATTTATGGAACATTATGAGAGCGAGATCAATTTTTCCTTTCCCTAAAAAAAGCCCAGCTCCCCAGTCTGAGCCCAGCAGTTGGCCTCACTGCTGTGATTAATCCCAGCCACACTAGAGAGCCTGTGCCAGATGTCAGGGTCTTGTGCTCTACAGCATTCCCTGGAGGATTCCATGGTTACTTTGTCCGTGACATTGAGATAACAGCTCCGGGGCACCTCCTGGATCATCTATACCGTACAGTTCAGATTATCTCTCCTGGCTTGTACAGCTGTGCCCCTGACAACAGTTCCCCATGTGAAAGAGTGGAGCAGATGCCGTGGATTAAGTGAGAGCAACCTACACCACCACATTATGTCCAGCTATTGGACATGGCAGAAATCGAGTATGACTGTTATTATCCTTGAGTAGCAAACATATCTGTagctttcccctttccttggAGTCTTCTCACAATGCCTTTTGATTGTTTGGGTATTCCCGcattactatttaaaaattattacagaaATGAGAATGATCCAGGAGGAAGGGAATTCcttgaaatggaaagaagaaataggaGGTGGTTACAAAGTGTCACTCTGTTTAACATAACCCATGTTGGCTTTACAATTCGGCTTTGGCCAATTTCTAGCAGTTTCTAGGAAACCTAAGGAGCCTTCCCAAGGATGCCAGTCTCAGGAGTGCAGAAAGtaataggaaaagaagaacagACATTTCTAGAATGTCTAGAAGATGCATTGGTATTTCCCAGTCTTGTGAATTCAGAGTACTAATGGATTGTAGAGTTTCAGAGGTGACCAAAGCCTGCCTTCACAGGTAGTTGGGCATGCAGGCAAGCTGGGCCATGGTGATAACATGTTGTGCCTTTGATTGTAATAGAGTGAAAGTGgaagagaggagggcagagagaagtGTAGGCCAGCTAGGATGTCATACCAATGATGCTGTCTGAGCCCCACCACACTCAAGAGAAAGTTCCCCTAAGAACAGTCCGAGCAGAAAGCATAGGACATTAAGTCAGTCACCAATATTCTACATGcccattttgaaattttaaatgagtCCCTGTCTTGGGTCCTTGAGCCACAAGGTTTCTGAGCAGGAATGGATTATAGGACTTCTATCTAACTAACTCATGCCCATGAAAGGTCACTCAACTGCTGCCTCCTGGTCCATTTGTGGGTGCCTTGGAGGGTTACTCTCCTTAGGCGTAGATCTAAGGCCCACTCTTCACTCTTTCCTAACCTTCTAGCATTTTCCCTGACATAGAGGCATTTTGACAGTTGTATAGCTAACCAGTGGTAAAGTACTTTATAAAAGACCCTTTCTTGTTTCTTACaccacaaaatcaaaatcaagcacaaacaaaaaaatatccaggaaaataGTTGATAATAGGTTTACATTAGAATCTTTGGATTAAAAACTCAAGGACTTAAGGTGAACCATCTGGTTTTTTGATGTACAGAAAGCCCATTAAAACATATGCTCTACCTAAGGGAAAGTAGGTTGTGGGTTCTATACCCTGCTTCTAGAGGgagctgagggggagggggaacggGCTACTCTGGCTTCTATGGCAAAGGGGTAAAAGTTAGAATGAAGGAGGTCACAGAGAAAAGTATTTCTAAGGCCACAGTGGCACCTTCCTCAGGTAGGCTGACAGCGTGCCTCTCTCTTCCATACCATACCTGTGGTCGCCAGGGTTGTCTCCCCACCCTACAGCGTGCCTCTCTCTTCCATACCATACCTGTGGTCGCCGGGGTTGTCTCCCCACCCTACAGCGTGCCTCTCTCTTCCATACCATACCTGTGGTCGCCGGGGTTGTCTCCCCACCCAGGCTTGCTGGTTGCTATGCTGTCCACTCAGTAGAGCAGCAGGATGCTCATCAGGGACAGCCCTGTCCCCTGCCCAGTGAGGTGGACCCTAAATTGCAGATTAACCAACATAGAGACTCAAGGAATTAGGGCTTCTTCCAGCAGTTTTTTTCAAATTACATTAAATGAGAAAGaatctcatttaattttcatgGGTGGTGGCAGGGTGTTGtatttcagtttgattttttttttttttcaccaaattGAGGCATCAACATAGAATCGCACAATTAAAGGAAATCACTATGTATTCATCACCTTGGGGTTTCACAAATATTGCATaggaacacatttttattaaaacaaatccCTTTGCAGATTACCAAAATTGGCTCCGATAAAGCAGGATGGATTGTATTTAGAGGTGAAGCATTGAGAAGGTTATCAGGGGAGATGCCGGGTATTTCCTCCCTGTCTTTAGTATCTCACATGACAGGAAAAACTTACAGTAATATCACCGTAGATGTTGTTCACATTTGTAACTCAGCATGTTTGTTAGGTGTATCACTCCCTTAATAGTCCCTGTTATAAGAGAACGCCGGTGAGGTCATTTTCTGGCTGCTTTGGAATGCTAATGGTTGGTAAGTAGGCTCTCCTACTAGCAAAAGGAAAGGTGATGTTTCACACTTGTCAAGTATGAGAAATTATATAGCATTTTATAATTAACTTATCCACTCAAATGGCTCCCCTCCGAGTATTTctataatacttatttttaactAAATGTAAATTCTAATGAGAAAAACTTCACATGCATTCTTGGTTTCTAGAACAATGCTTTGAAACAATACTCCTTGCTAAAAGTCAGAAAACTGACACTGGTTGTATTTCTTACAAgcttttttgatttggtttgtttcttgCCATCCCCATTTCTCACCACCTCTCCAGTTTTTGAATTATTAAAGAATTgattattattaaagaaatgatTGTTTTAGGTTTCACTGACAGATTGGTCAGAAGTGGTAACAAGTTTTACTGCACTGCGAAAGGGACACAGCAGCGCACATCGCCCACGTTGCCGCGAAAACAGATGGAGGTCTTAGGAAGCCCCTAGCATTTAATGAGCTGCAGAACGGAACAGGGCTTGGCTGAACCCTCAGTTCTCTATTCACGAATATTTCCTGGGTCTCACTCTAAGTGATGCCAGCCAGGCGTGTTTAGGAGGCGGTTCTCACCAATGAGGAGGCAGCTGGAAGAGTTCCGTGGGAAGCCTCTGCTGCTTTCTTTCTGGCAAACGCCCACATCTGGCTGCTGCCGAGGCGGCGCAGGCTCCATGAGAGATCCCAGTTGCCCTAGGCGCAGGGTTAACAGGGAATTGCCAGTTGCAAACCTCACTGACCGTAGGGGGTCTCTTGGCGGGCTGGGGTGCCACGGGGGTGGGAGCACTGCGGGGTTCCTCTGTTGCTAGAGCTGTGATGTCACCCGCCCCTCCTAACCCGCggttggttgttttgtgtttcagctctgcctgcagtTGAGCACAAAGACCTGAAGGAGAGACTCCCACAGCcttcagggagaagaaaggaggcagCCAAGCCTATTAAAAGGAACTTGTGGCTTGTGGCCTTTTTGTGTAGGAGCGGCCTGGAAGGGGAGAAAAGTGCACCGAAGCCACAGTGGCGGTTAATGAGTGAGATGAGGCGCAGCCGCGGCTGACACTGCTTCCAGGATCCTTCATCTGCCCTTTGTGCTTCGTGTACATGTGTCTGTTCAGGCCGGCCAGAGGCACCCAGAAGAGCATCCACCACGGCTGCCGGGGAAAGACCGCCCACCATGCCCACGGAGACTCTACAGACAGGTAGCATGGTGAAGCCTGTCAGCCCCGCGGGCACCTTCACGTCGGCGGTGCCCCTGCGCATCCTGAACAAAGGACCCGACTACTTCCGCAGGCAGAATGAGCCCAACCCCAAGAGACTCAGTGCGGTGGAGCGGCTGGAAGCTGACAAGGCCAAGTACGTCAAGAGCCAGGAGGTGATCAATGCCAAGCAGGAGCCAGTGAAGCCGGCCGTGTTGGCCAAGCCCCCTGTGTGCCCAGGAACCAAGCGCGCACTGGGCAGCCCCACTCTCAAGGTGTTCGGCAACCATGCCAAGACCGAGAGCGGTGTGCAACGCGAGACCCTCAAGCTTGAGATCCTCAAGAACATCATCAACAGCTCAGAGGGCTCCAGTTCTGGCTCTGGCCACAAGCATAGCTCCCGAAACTGGCCACCTCACAGGGACACCACTGACCTGCACCGGCATTCCTTCGCAGAGTCGCTGAAGGTGTACCCTACACCTGGCCGTGGCAGCCCGCAGGAGAGCAGCTCCCACGTGAGCAGGAGGCTGCTGGAGCAGTCCGCAGAGTCCTTCCTGCACGTCTCACACAGCTCCTCAGACATCCGCAAAGTGACCAGTGTGAAGCCCCTTAAAGCCATCCCCTGCAGCAGTTCggcccctcccctgcctcccaagcccaAGGTGGCTGCCATGAAGTCCCCCGAGGCTGACCAGGTGGAACCAGCCTGTGGGGTCAGCCGGAGACCTTCTCTTCAGCGGTCCAAGTCAGACTTGAGTGACAGGTATTTCCGAGTAGATGCAGATGTGGAGAGGTTCTTCAACTACTGCGGACTTGACCCGGAAGAGCTGGAAAACCTTGGCATGGAGAACTTTGCAAGGGCTAATTCTGACATCATATCTCTCAACTTCCGCAGCGCAAGCATGATCAGCTCAGACTGTGAACAGTCTCAGGACAGTAACAGTGACCTTAGAAATGATGACAGTGCCAATGACCGGGTGCCATATGGCATTTCTGCCATCGAAAGAAATGCTAGAATCATCAAGTGGCTATATAGCATCAAACAAGCTAGAGAGTCACAGAAGGTGTCCCACGTGTAAGAGGCACAGTGgtgaaaaggagggaggggtgggtcTGTCTGTGCATACACAGTTGTGAAGGTTGTGAGGTCTCCTTGAAGTGTTGTGAGCTTCTCCACCCTTTGTGTTGCTTGTTGTGCAATGTTCTCAAGTTGCATGCCTGTCAACATGGCGACTGGCCTGGCTTCCTTGTCACACCTCTGCAGAACCTTGCTGAACACGCATCTGCCAAAAGTTTCCGGCCAGAATCTGATTAGGGCTTTGCTCTTAAGCAAAACtgtttacaggaaaaaaaaaaaaaaatggtttcaatttcttcaatatttatgtggttttgtgtttttataccCTGCGCTATTGtgtcttaattaaaaattttatcaaCTGGCTTTTAAGTTGAGAGCAGAATCTTTTTGAAACAAAAAGCCACTTTGCCTACATGGGAGACCATAACACTGGGAAAATATATGGGACTTGCCACCAGACACAGAATGACTGACAGATAGAGAGCCAGGCTAGAGTTTATTTATGTGAAatcaagtgggggtgggggggcgctTGCCCTTGTTCTTCAGGCTTGGTATTCTCTTGCCACTTTGTGGAGCGTTGTGGGCCAACAGTGTAGTCCTCACTCCAATTCACTGTATAAGTTGGTATTTTTGTAGTAATGACCCCAGGAAAGACAATCAGATAAAATCTGGCATAAGCAAATGTAGAAGGTTCAATATTGATcgggaggagggtggagagacTGGTGATGCTGTTCAAAGTGGGATAATTCAGAAATCTCTAGTATTAACCCGACAGGAAGTGCCACACTACAGCTGGTTAAAGCTGATAcagaatgctatttttaaaactttattttgttttgtgcttttggcCAAGAACTACTAACTCCTGTGGTTCCTCTCCCTTGCTCCCATGGTAGGTGTTCTGTTTGGGGCAGATGGGTGGGGGTTCTGCAGGTTTGCACTCTCTGAAGACGTGAAGGGAAGTGAGGATACCATTCATGTCAGTATAGTCTCCATTCCACCTTGTGCACATGGTCCCAGCATCACATCGCAGCAGCCTGATGCTGTTGCTTTGTTTATACTCCTCTCTCAGGCTGAGGGTATTTGTTACAGCTCTAGAAAACCGTAGAAACACTGTAGCTTTCCGCCCTGTTGTCTCTTGTTGCCCCTTCCCACAattccctgccctccctctctccctccctccctccgggtGATGGTCTGCTACTGCACTGCTTCACAGCCCACAGGTTCTCAGCAGAAACATCTTGGTCCTCATCAGCTACTAGGAGCCTACGAACGGCGTGAATGCTGTAAGACTTTGTACATACTTTAGTTGTTCTGGAATCtaagaagacagttatgctaatAAATAGCTCTGGTGTAGGCTTTGCCTGTGCTGGTTTCTTTGTCCTTTATTTTCATCATAAAACTTTCACTGTGGACTGTGGGTcagaagcacatttttttttataggcaTCAAGAAACATTGTTCCATTACATTGATCTCACCACATCTCAACAATTCTGAGcaacactattcttttttttttttaaaagatttattcatttattatatgtaagtacactgtagctgtcttcagacactccagaagagggcatcagatcttgttacggatggttatgagccaccatgtggttgctgggatttgaactctggaccttcggaagagcagtcgggtgctcttacccactgagccatctcaccagcccacaacaCTATTCTTAATTGTAGTTCCTTCAGTACATGTTTGCTGAAATAGTTACTGCAAGGTCCCCACAATATGCCACCTTTTCACTTAGttaacacttattttatttttgcctttcctTAAACATCAGgacttttttgaaattttcagaCTCTTCAGTTGAAATATTGGAATTCTTACTGTGGGACACATAACTTTGAAAGCTAGTCCTGTTTTCATTTGTTCAGGCTCGATGTCAGTATCACTCTGTGTGGTCATGTCTTTATCCACTTATTCATCTTGCAAGGTGGCAGACCCTGGACCACCATGGTCAACAGGGCTTAGACTTTCATAGCTATTTTGTAAGAGACGTACCATTCCTTAGGGACTGTGTCCTGCCTCATTACTTGAACATTGAGGAGTCAATGAGTATTGAAtcaagaaatttgaaaaaaaatttcttctaaGGTTATACTTAATATGCAAATATAAGGAAGCCTTATAAAAATGGGATTTTCAAAAGCATTAATGATTGGCAACCTATTTTACTGATATATATTTTATCTCCTGAAAGGCAAATTTGCATCTTTTACTCTTCCTACTGGTTTTTAATTCATCCTGCTTTGCTTGGTGTTCCCTGCAACTAGAACCCTGCTTTCCAGAAGAAACGTTTTTTTAGAACTCTCCTGTGGATGGTAGtgatatatattcaaattaataGAATAAGAAATTTTCTAAGCAGCCAACAAAAGGTTTGTTTACTTGTCGCATATATAGAAATGTGACTTTTTAAGACATAGATGCCTTGGCATACTTAGCGATTTGGGGAgcaattaaaatactaaaaaatgttattttcctaAGAAAACCATCTTTGGGGAGATGAACATTTCCTGGCCAAGTGTATACCATGGCTTGGGCTAGTTTGGTTGTAGAATGTGTTTGTAACCTCCACTATATAGCTGGCATCCCTAAGAATCAGTCCACTTTCCTAGCCTCATTTGTGTACTGGACAATATgaggctttctgtttctgtgagagATGAGAGCTTGTTTCTATAAATGTTTCTATAAAAGATTGTCTCAGTTGCTTAATAGGGGCTCATTTTCTAAATGTGAAGAACTCTACAAAGTATACCTTCTTCCAGCTCCTGAGAGTGTCATGTAGGCATACACTCATGAATATAAGCTGACTTCATTCAAGGGTCCCAAAAacaaactcaattttttttttctgaaaaccacCAAATCTTAAATCAGTTCTTCCATATCCGTTACTGTGCTGCTGTCTAGCTCAGCCATGACTGTCTCATCTGAAGTACTGTTTCTAAAATTTCTAAATGGGAACCTCCCCTCAGCCAGCCCCACTCAACCCACTGACATGCCTCTGTAGAGCAGACACCCTCTTGATGGTTGGATGGCTAAATGGAGTAGACTGTTGAGAGGATAAATCCTAACTTCTTAACACAGAGAGAATGTTCAACATCTACCTCTCAGGCTTCAGACACATCCAGGCGCCCAGGATCCTACAAAACACAAGTTACCATCAAAAACTTTTCCTACTAATTGGATGATACATGGTATAATAAATTGCCCCAGAACTCAGCCACTTAAAACAGGAAGTGCTGGTTATCTTGTCTGTGCACCAAAAATCCTGGACTGGCTTAGCCAAGTGGTTCCTGACAGGTTGTTTCATGAGGCTGTTCACAAGATGGCGGATGGCAGTGTAAGAGGATGCACAGGCTAGAAAGTCACTCTCTAATATGGCTTCCATGGCAAATAACCTCAATTCCTCACAGGAAAATTCTCTCCGGTGTTTGTCAATTCATCAGGGCTCttcagaggaacagaacttattggatgaatatatataaaaatactaatacacacacacacacacacacacacacacacacacacgtataattGGGATTAATGACAATGGCATACAGGCTATCAGGCTATGTTTCAGCTAGTCCACCAATGGTTGTCTACCAAGAAGTCCAAAAATCCAGTAGTTCAGTCTGAGAGACGAGATGTCTCATCTGGCCTTCATTATACATCAGGATCCCAAAAAaggctctaatgccagtaaaAGACTGGACTTGCTGTCAAGAACAGAGagcaaacttccttcttccatgaccTTTGCATAGGCTGCCAGGAGAAGATGtgtcccagattaaaggtggagcTTCCCAATTCAAAGATCAAGATTAAAAGTAGGTCTTCCCACTACAAATGATTTACAGGAAAAAA containing:
- the Fam110b gene encoding protein FAM110B; amino-acid sequence: MPTETLQTGSMVKPVSPAGTFTSAVPLRILNKGPDYFRRQNEPNPKRLSAVERLEADKAKYVKSQEVINAKQEPVKPAVLAKPPVCPGTKRALGSPTLKVFGNHAKTESGVQRETLKLEILKNIINSSEGSSSGSGHKHSSRNWPPHRDTTDLHRHSFAESLKVYPTPGRGSPQESSSHVSRRLLEQSAESFLHVSHSSSDIRKVTSVKPLKAIPCSSSAPPLPPKPKVAAMKSPEADQVEPACGVSRRPSLQRSKSDLSDRYFRVDADVERFFNYCGLDPEELENLGMENFARANSDIISLNFRSASMISSDCEQSQDSNSDLRNDDSANDRVPYGISAIERNARIIKWLYSIKQARESQKVSHV